A genome region from Glycine max cultivar Williams 82 chromosome 5, Glycine_max_v4.0, whole genome shotgun sequence includes the following:
- the LOC100780129 gene encoding nudix hydrolase 8 isoform X2 has protein sequence MELKSFSSCSASTSEVVHVGRSYSTLFSSFRHKVGVRFSTHFKCRRGLFLRTYCASDNTYLTDKAFISSVGQDNFAAETSSHRINGTNGSISRFYSTNLKLLDAFDDEYGGVVVHPDRLPSNPYTFASVLRLSLSQWKKMGKKGIWLKLPLEQSDLVPIAVKVLVVQERHCSPATLGLWKIPTGFILEAEEIYTGAVREVKEETGIDTDFIEVIAFRHAHNVAFEKSDLFFICMLRPLSSKVIVDDLEIAAAKWMPLVEFVEQPLIQEDSMFKKIVDIFIARLGKRYCGLSTHQVVSKFDGMVSSLYYNVIDNEDNCVGK, from the exons ATGGAGCTGAAATCGTTCTCTTCTTGTTCTGCGTCCACATCTGAGGTTGTCCATGTTGGAAGATCCTACTCCACTTTGTTCTCCAGTTTCAGGCACAAAGTTGGAGTTAGATTTTCTACCCACTTCAAGTGCCGCAGAG GGTTGTTTTTGAGGACTTATTGTGCCTCGGATAACACTTATTTGACAGATAAAGCATTCATTAGTTCAGTTGGTCAAGATAATTTTGCAGCAGAAACGAGTTCCCATCGAATTAATGGAACAAATGGCTCAATTTCAAGATTCTATTCCACAAATCTGAAATTACTTGATGCCTTTGATGATGAGTATGGGGGAGTTGTTGTTCATCCGGATAGGTTACCATCCAACCCATATACCTTTGCATCTGTGTTGCGTTTGTCTCTTTCTCAGTGGAAAAAGATG GGAAAGAAGGGAATTTGGCTTAAGTTGCCCTTAGAACAATCTGATCTTGTTCCAATTGCTGTGAAG GTGCTTGTAGTACAAGAGAGACATTGTTCTCCAGCAACTCTTGGTCTTTGGAAGATACCAACCGGATTCATTCTTGAG GCAGAGGAAATATATACAGGAGCTGTAAGAGAAGTGAAGGAGGAAACTGGG ATCGATACAGATTTCATTGAAGTCATAGCATTCAG GCATGCACATAATGTGGCCTTCGAGAAGTCAGATTTGTTCTTCATCTGCATGCTAAGACCCCTGTCATCTAAGGTCATTGTTGATGATCTTGAAATTGCAGCAGCAAAG TGGATGCCCCTGGTTGAGTTTGTAGAGCAACCACTCATCCAAGAAGACTCCATGTTCAAGAAAATCGTAGATATCTTCATTGCTCGTCTTGGGAAGCGATATTGCGGCTTATCAACTCATCAAGTAGTTTCAAAGTTTGACGGCATGGTGTCTTCCTTATACTACAATGTCATCGACAATGAAGATAACTGTGTTGGAAAATGA
- the LOC100780129 gene encoding nudix hydrolase 8 isoform X1 — translation MELKSFSSCSASTSEVVHVGRSYSTLFSSFRHKVGVRFSTHFKCRRGLFLRTYCASDNTYLTDKAFISSVGQDNFAAETSSHRINGTNGSISRFYSTNLKLLDAFDDEYGGVVVHPDRLPSNPYTFASVLRLSLSQWKKMGKKGIWLKLPLEQSDLVPIAVKEGFQYHHAEPGYVMLTYWIPAGPSMLPANASHQVGVGGFVINDNNEVLVVQERHCSPATLGLWKIPTGFILEAEEIYTGAVREVKEETGIDTDFIEVIAFRHAHNVAFEKSDLFFICMLRPLSSKVIVDDLEIAAAKWMPLVEFVEQPLIQEDSMFKKIVDIFIARLGKRYCGLSTHQVVSKFDGMVSSLYYNVIDNEDNCVGK, via the exons ATGGAGCTGAAATCGTTCTCTTCTTGTTCTGCGTCCACATCTGAGGTTGTCCATGTTGGAAGATCCTACTCCACTTTGTTCTCCAGTTTCAGGCACAAAGTTGGAGTTAGATTTTCTACCCACTTCAAGTGCCGCAGAG GGTTGTTTTTGAGGACTTATTGTGCCTCGGATAACACTTATTTGACAGATAAAGCATTCATTAGTTCAGTTGGTCAAGATAATTTTGCAGCAGAAACGAGTTCCCATCGAATTAATGGAACAAATGGCTCAATTTCAAGATTCTATTCCACAAATCTGAAATTACTTGATGCCTTTGATGATGAGTATGGGGGAGTTGTTGTTCATCCGGATAGGTTACCATCCAACCCATATACCTTTGCATCTGTGTTGCGTTTGTCTCTTTCTCAGTGGAAAAAGATG GGAAAGAAGGGAATTTGGCTTAAGTTGCCCTTAGAACAATCTGATCTTGTTCCAATTGCTGTGAAG GAAGGCTTCCAATACCACCATGCAGAGCCAGGATATGTGATGTTAACTTACTGGATTCCTGCCGGACCTAGCATGCTTCCAGCGAATGCATCACATCAAGTTGGAGTTGGGGGATTTGTCATCAATGACAACAATGAA GTGCTTGTAGTACAAGAGAGACATTGTTCTCCAGCAACTCTTGGTCTTTGGAAGATACCAACCGGATTCATTCTTGAG GCAGAGGAAATATATACAGGAGCTGTAAGAGAAGTGAAGGAGGAAACTGGG ATCGATACAGATTTCATTGAAGTCATAGCATTCAG GCATGCACATAATGTGGCCTTCGAGAAGTCAGATTTGTTCTTCATCTGCATGCTAAGACCCCTGTCATCTAAGGTCATTGTTGATGATCTTGAAATTGCAGCAGCAAAG TGGATGCCCCTGGTTGAGTTTGTAGAGCAACCACTCATCCAAGAAGACTCCATGTTCAAGAAAATCGTAGATATCTTCATTGCTCGTCTTGGGAAGCGATATTGCGGCTTATCAACTCATCAAGTAGTTTCAAAGTTTGACGGCATGGTGTCTTCCTTATACTACAATGTCATCGACAATGAAGATAACTGTGTTGGAAAATGA